One segment of Cyprinus carpio isolate SPL01 chromosome B20, ASM1834038v1, whole genome shotgun sequence DNA contains the following:
- the LOC109061091 gene encoding LOW QUALITY PROTEIN: kinesin-like protein KIF26B (The sequence of the model RefSeq protein was modified relative to this genomic sequence to represent the inferred CDS: substituted 1 base at 1 genomic stop codon) — protein MRNQTGYCETTGSERFMMSNVKMSPVFKSHAAAAQKERLPPEGAGSSAYDSHAAPWTGFASSFPTPLTNSLLRSKWSKESLNGYPPEYNSTKSTGTKRETLFDTGHLCKKCISHFNVFKREALKQVADENLSTKDPKVFIHLYESMKPPASTVEAWGNADGRCGVCFTHFSQLKQEAIRTILTQDRAIWAPPTTANIASTSLDSGSQTLPRTSSHRSVVSDPHQRKSNAAPDYWIKGRQHLEALWPLSSCKGNNSMSQKSSQSPSHAGKVNEKENVTSTALCNYGATQPTRSSSMSSLLPAGTSAALSFFVRAAQKLNVMVRRGRHFSESSASQRMTNFSSLLLKSPPLAPANIFQAASKSKETPGMGKVKVMLRVCSVPVSDPSQSYSFKLDLQKKQITVLNVPSFNPQRQTAGTIVSSKTFTFDAAFGPESTQAEVCENSLGEVLQCVLAGADGCILSFGQTNVGMSYTMIGHDGCTQSLGVIPCAISWLFKLITRKKDKTWANISVSVSAVEVCGENNGIRDLLADVDTGNCKETYKPDAYLKEDPVCGVQLCNHSVLNAPTPERAAFLLDAALASRSGMVDSGGRPPHCCHMFFTLHVRQQHIGSSTKSGMNVDQSKLSLIDLGSCVGERERSNCGVCLAELGNFITANLNRHNQVPNRGSKLAMLLQDSLSNVSCSTTIIAHISTFPXHHTQNPCTIHVFTRMRRQKKKIRKSSSSSPGGRSLGNERKFNNSTKLRFQSTGTLDQDLSSPGFSSDPVFYPGSDKSCDTIISMDPSGLLDKEVTNRSREVLPIIPSLLKSKLESKKLSLMKFCEISPPIANRMKQISKEKTKEESTPTSLQDKSDFECLKCNTFAELQNRLGNIDGTDLDLCKDQEVNTMSKSPRLSQTKKKSNSLDIQALNNRELNSTRQENSSKTFAIIHNSEEIPSTANLPIIQPQLDVVKLSDPMPSQSPMSSQSLSKSKPHNKIMNMMPTALSLKLEDQGKMRLSDNSTMRSETRISPIGKSSPRSTSSSSFSSSLSSSLSSPPAVSASLNGDIPHCTGKKQREMRATITVTVQKPLDLNGHDELVYTVVEEVTINGATEQGKAQILSIHESPSLQALTPGSQSVRIIGSVGEEQTASFYSSNSNAQTSEHKASTVPSDAAIKHTKINAHIDKAGGFIDSKNLPQHDTWSEVPLTEDVKEIPKGAMVKLDPSCEVSKSRKYACEIKPEQSWLCQNNKKDVKDVPHMKIEQKNPQSPRETPEKKKYTKKDGTVEWTKDNMPPTSTNSPNLKRKETKEESGIARSAMINMATETTTNTKSHFEESSKLFNAKLKALSSRSQTWDHSMSGHSTGSLEGNSSSRLKSKFLEETAFIDMAPKGLLDKDYISAQPSPLGFKEDFEDFVRCRASQSLGRVPQFFPMHDANDPTRPSKNGHSKTMTINKFMPSSKIHKMPNLSPKPTRHSINRSSSFSPNGAPVSQSYWSTHSLSRSQDNGSLKSPGAVRKGRVELLRSSRDSLSAFSQGGSDLDECEELGTMKPFVHTLPSPYSRITAPRTPHHCSGHASDTTSVLSGELPPAMCKTALLYNRSSVVSSGYESMLRDSEATISSSSTHNSISDQSCSLGAAKGMRSNKKRTNIGCSQRRPSQDNLLSLKRSVSGPKTHRVERSGSDSYEIKVYEIDNVNGVQKRGGAGNKGIVLFSAKLKFLEHRQQRIAEVRLRYNALRRELENAKHHLMLDPGKWTREFDLWQTFEVDSLEHLEALEQVTQRLERHVNLCKAHVLMVTSFDVAPKCRKLRHRPTIDHTAFAGI, from the exons ATGAGGAATCAAACAGGATACTGTGAAACAACAGGCAGTGAGCGGTTCATG ATGAGCAACGTCAAAATGAGTCCCGTGTTCAAGAGTCACGCAGCGGCAGCGCAGAAGGAGCGTCTCCCGCCCGAAGGCGCTGGCTCTTCAGCATATGATTCTCATGCAGCACCTTGGACAGGGTTCGCAAGCTCCTTCCCGACACCCCTCACTAACTCTCTCCTACGGTCAAAATGGTCCAAAGAATCGCTAAACGGTTACCCCCCTGAATACAACTCCACCAAGTCCACCGGGACGAAAAGAGAAACGTTATTCGACACAGGACATTTGTGCAAAAAGTGCATCTCTCATTTCAACGTCTTCAAAAGGGAAGCGTTAAAACAAGTAGCTGACGAAAATCTTTCTACTAAA GATCCCAAAGTCTTCATTCATCTTTATGAGAGCATGAAACCACCTGCTAGTACTGTAGAAGCCTGGGGCAACGCGGACGGACGCTGTGGCGTCTGCTTCACTCACTTTAGCCAGCTGAAGCAGGAGGCTATCCGCACGATCCTCACCCAGGACCGGGCCATATGGGCTCCACCTACCACTGCCAACATCGCATCCACAAGCCTAGACTCAGGCTCACAAACACTCCCCAGAACCTCAAGCCACCGATCTGTTGTCTCAGACCCCCATCAGAGGAAAAGCAATGCAGCACCAGATTACTGGATTAAAGGACGTCAGCACTTGGAGGCCCTGTGGCCCCTGTCCTCATGCAAAGGAAACAATTCAATGTCTCAAAAG TCCTCCCAGAGTCCTTCGCATGCAGGGAAGGTGAATGAAAAGGAGAATGTAACCTCTACAGCACTATGCAACTACGGCGCCACACAGCCGACGCGTTCTTCCAGTATGTCCTCTCTGCTCCCTGCAGGAACATCTGCTGCATTGTCTTTCTTTGTCAG GGCAGCACAGAAGTTGAATGTAATGGTTAGAAGAGGAAGGCACTTCTCAGAGAGCAGTGCTTCCCAACGCATGACAAACTTCAGTAGTCTTCTGCTGAAATCTCCTCCTCTAGCACCAGCAAACATTTTTCAAGCGGCAAGTAAAAGCAAGGAAACACCTGGGATGGGAAAG GTCAAAGTGATGCTGCGAGTGTGTTCAGTTCCTGTGTCTGACCCATCTCAGTCCTACTCTTTCAAACTGGACCTGCAAAAGAAACAGATCACAGTGCTGAATGTACCCAGCTTCAACCCTCAGAGACAGACTGCTGGAACTATAGTCTCCTCAAAGACCTTCACCTTTGATGCTGCCTTTGGCCCTGAATCAACCCAG GCAGAAGTTTGTGAGAATAGCTTGGGTGAAGTGCTGCAGTGTGTGCTTGCAGGAGCTGATGGTTGTATCCTAAGCTTTGGACAAACCAATGTGG GAATGTCTTACACAATGATTGGTCACGATGGTTGCACTCAAAGCCTTGGAGTCATTCCTTGTGCTATATCTTGGCTTTTCAAGCTCATTACCAGGAAGAAAGACAAGACATGGGCAAACATCTCAGTTTCTGTGTCAGCTGTAGAGGTCTGTGGGGAAAACAATGGCATCAGGGATTTACTCGCTGATGTTGACACGGGCAACTGTAAGGAGACCTATAAACCAGATGCTTACCTCAAAGAGGACCCCGTCTGTGGAGTACAA CTCTGCAACCACAGTGTACTAAATGCTCCAACTCCAGAAAGAGCAGCTTTCCTACTAGATGCAGCTCTTGCATCTCGCAGTGGGATGGTGGACAGTGGAGGGAGACCACCACATTGTTGTCACATGTTCTTCACCCTGCATGTTCGCCAACAGCACATAGGAAGCAGCACCAAATCTGGGA TGAATGTGGATCAAAGCAAGCTGAGCCTGATCGATTTAGGGAGCTGTGTGGGGGAGAGGGAACGAAGCAACTGTGGAGTCTGCCTCGCTGAGCTTGGAAACTTTATCACAGCCAATCTCAACAGACATAATCAGGTCCCTAATAG GGGAAGTAAATTAGCCATGCTTTTGCAAGACTCTCTGAGCAATGTCAGCTGCTCCACCACGATTATTGCCCATATATCCACCTTCCCttaacaccacacacaaaacccTTGCACAATACATGTTTTCACTCGAATGCGAAGGCAGAAAAAGAAGATAAGG AAATCTTCCTCAAGCTCGCCTGGAGGAAGAAGCTTAGGCAACGAGAGGAAATTTAATAATTCCACCAAGCTGAGATTCCAATCTACAGGGACACTGGATCAAGATCTCTCCTCTCCTGGTTTCTCTAGTGATCCAGTATTTTACCCTGGGAGCGATAAGTCTTGTGATACCATTATCTCTATGGATCCTTCTGGCCTCCTAGATAAAGAGGTTACAAATAGAAGCAGAGAGGTTTTGCCTATTATTCCATCCTTACTCAAGAGCAAACTGGAGTCAAAGAAGCTCTCGCTGATGAAGTTTTGTGAAATCTCTCCACCAATTGCCAATCGCATGAAGCAGATATCAAAAGAAAAGACTAAAGAAGAGTCAACACCAACAAGTTTGCAAGATAAATCAGATTTTGAGTGCCTGAAGTGCAACACATTTGCAGAACTCCAGAATCGACTGGGAAACATAGACGGAACAGATTTGGATCTATGCAAAGATCAGGAAGTGAACACTATGAGCAAATCACCTCGCTTAAGCCAAACCAAAAAGAAATCCAATTCATTGGACATTCAAGCATTAAACAACAGAGAACTCAATAGTACCAGACAAGAAAACTCCTCAAAAACATTTGCGATAATTCACAACAGTGAAGAAATTCCAAGTACCGCCAATTTACCGATTATTCAGCCACAGTTAGATGTTGTCAAACTGAGTGATCCCATGCCTAGCCAATCTCCCATGTCTAGCCAATCTCTAAGCAAATCTAAGcctcataataaaataatgaatatgatGCCCACTGCACTATCTTTGAAATTGGAAGACCAAGGTAAAATGAGATTATCGGATAATTCCACAATGCGATCTGAGACAAGAATATCTCCTATCGGCAAGAGTTCTCCGAGGTCTACCTCATCCTCTTCTTTTTCATCATCCCTGTCTTCCAGTTTGAGCTCCCCACCAGCTGTTTCTGCCTCTTTGAATGGAGACATTCCACACTGTACAGGAAAAAAACAGCGAGAGATGAGGGCTACCATCACTGTGACCGTTCAGAAGCCACTGGATCTTAATGGACATGATGAGCTTGTGTATACCGTGGTTGAGGAGGTAACAATAAATGGGGCCACTGAGCAAGGAAAGGCACAAATATTAAGTATTCATGAGTCACCCTCTCTCCAGGCTTTAACTCCAGGAAGTCAGTCTGTCAGGATTATCGGCAGCGTAGGTGAAGAACAAACAGCGAGTTTTTATAGTTCCAACTCTAATGCACAAACTTCAGAGCATAAAGCCTCCACGGTCCCATCAGATGCAGctattaaacacacaaaaatcaatgCACATATTGACAAGGCAGGTGGCTTCATTGATTCAAAAAACCTTCCGCAGCATGATACTTGGTCTGAGGTGCCCCTGACTGAAGATGTGAAAGAGATACCTAAAGGAGCCATGGTTAAACTTGACCCTTCCTGTGAGGTCTCTAAGTCCAGAAAATATGCTTGTGAAATTAAACCTGAGCAGAGCTGGTTGTGCCAAAACAACAAGAAAGATGTCAAGGATGTCCCTCACATGAAAATAGAACAAAAGAACCCACAGAGTCCAAGAGAAACTCCTgagaagaaaaaatatacaaagaaagaTGGCACTGTAGAATGGACCAAAGACAACATGCCACCAACATCAACAAACAGTCCCAATCTCAAAAGAAAAGAGACGAAAGAAGAATCTGGAATAGCCAGAAGTGCAATGATAAACATGGCTACTGAAACTACGACCAACACTAAATCTCATTTTGAGGAGAGCAGCAAGTTGTTTAATGCAAAACTGAAAGCATTATCCAGCAGGAGCCAAACATGGGATCACAGTATGAGTGGACACTCAACAGGAAGCTTGGAAGGTAATTCTAGCTCAAGACTTAAAAGCAAGTTCCTTGAAGAGACTGCTTTCATCGATATGGCTCCGAAAGGCCTTTTAGATAAAGATTATATTTCAGCACAACCCAGTCCGCTAGGTTTTAAAGAAGACTTTGAGGACTTTGTAAGGTGTCGAGCTAGCCAGAGTCTCGGGAGGGTTCCACAGTTCTTCCCCATGCATGATGCCAATGATCCAACCCGGCCATCAAAAAACGGTCACTCTAAGACCATGACCATTAATAAATTCATGCCCAGTTCAAAGATACACAAGATGCCAAACTTGTCTCCCAAACCCACTAGACACTCGATCAACCGGAGCTCAAGCTTTTCTCCTAACGGAGCACCTGTCAGCCAGAGCTACTGGTCAACACACTCCCTATCCCGAAGTCAAGACAACGGCAGTTTGAAGTCACCCGGTGCAGTCCGGAAAGGAAGAGTTGAGCTTTTAAGAAGCAGTAGAGATTCTCTTTCTGCTTTTAGTCAAGGTGGGTCTGATTTAGATGAATGTGAGGAACTGGGGACGATGAAACCTTTCGTTCACACATTGCCATCCCCGTATAGCCGGATCACAGCTCCACGGACTCCACACCACTGCAGCGGCCATGCCAGCGATACCACCAGTGTTCTCAGTGGAGAGCTGCCTCCTGCCATGTGTAAGACGGCTTTACTCTATAACAGGAGCAGTGTGGTCAGTAGTGGCTATGAAAGCATGCTGAGAGACAGTGAAGCTACAATCAGCAGCAGTTCAACGCACAACTCCATCAGCGATCAGAGCTGCTCGCTCGGTGCTGCTAAAGGCATGAGAAGTAACAAGAAAAGAACCAACATAG GGTGCAGTCAAAGACGTCCATCTCAAGACAACCTCCTGTCTCTGAAGAGATCCGTCAGTGGGCCCAAAACGCACCGGGTGGAACGGAGTGGTTCTGACTCTTATGAAATTAAAGTCTATGAGATTGATAATGTAAATGGAGTACAGAAGAGAGGTGGGGCAGGGAACAAG GGTATAGTCCTCTTTAGTGCAAAGCTGAAATTCTTGGAGCATCGACAGCAGAGAATAGCAGAGGTGAGACTCAGGTATAATGCTCTCAGGCGAGAGTTGGAAAATGCTAAACATCATCTGATGTTGGACCCTGGAAAATGGACCCGTGAAT TTGACTTATGGCAAacatttgaggtagactccctgGAGCACTTAGAGGCTTTGGAGCAAGTCACTCAACGGCTAGAGCGTCATGTTAACCTCTGCAAAGCACATGTCTTGATGGTCACCAGCTTTGACGTTGCACCCAAGTGCAGAAAATTACGACATCGCCCCACGATAGATCATACAGCGTTCGCAGGAATATAG